DNA sequence from the Sediminibacillus dalangtanensis genome:
ATTTTGATAATTGTTCTCATTTATTTTTTTGCCAGGACTTCAAACAGAAAGATAAATTAGATGTTTTTTGATTGTTTAATAAAATTAGGTTCTGTTCGTATGAAAGACATAAAACACCTCTGGACAGCAGGCTGGACAAAAGCGCAAGCGCCTGTTCAAAGGAGTACAGGCTAAAACCGCCACATCCTGTGGCAACGCCTGCATGACTCACATCGTTTGGGCCTCCCACAAGCTTAAGCAAAGCCTCGAAGTGGCGGGCTTTTGCCACACAGAGGCTTTGCTTAAGACTTCGAGGGGGTAGGCGCTGGAGCTAGACATCTCTGAAATTTATACTTTCTTATCTTTTAAAAAGACCAAACCGCCATGCGATTTGGTCCAAATAATGTCCTGTTCTTTCCTTCAACGAACTACCGACGAATTCCTTTAACCGATAATGACCCGTTCTTTTGGATAATGGTAAATATCTTTTGTCACACGTCCTCTTAGCAAGAACAGGAAGGAGAATATCCCGATTCTCCCGATGAACATAAGGAAAATGATGATAATCTTCCCAGCCGTCGATAAATCGGGAGTAATCCCCATCGACAAACCGGTTGTTCCAAAGGCCGAACACACTTCAAAGGCTATAGAAATCAACGGAAATGGCTCCAGATATGTCAGTATGGTAATCGCACTTAAGCAAAGCATCGCCGCCGTCGTAATGACAATAAAGGAACGCATCACATCTTCTTGATCGAGTTCTCTGCCGAATACTTTAATACTGGTGTTCCCTTTCCCATAATTGTAAATTGCCAACAGCATGATCGCAAAAGTCGTCGTCCGGATCCCCCCGCCGACACTACTCGGGGAAGCGCCAATGAACATCAGAACACAAATCACTATCAGAGTTGGTGACGTGAAGTCTGCCACATCCATGGTAGCCAGCCCTCCATTTCTCGTAGTGACTGATTGGAAGAGACTGTAGAAAATTTTTTCGTGCCAGATCTTATCCGCCAAAAAAGCGTTTCGCTCCAATACGAATATCAATAACCAACCAGCTAAAACCAACGCAAAAAATGTTAACGTCGTCAGCTTGGAAAACAGAGAAAATGTATATTTTTGATTTATCTCCGACTGCTGTCCTCTTATTAATTCTTGTACTTCAATCAATACAGGAAAGCCGATTGCACCCAAAATCAGCAAGACGATATTGACAAACTGAACAAAATAATCATCCGCAAAAGGAATCAGGGATGCTCCGGTAATATCAAATCCTGCATTGGTCGTGGCACTCACCGATGCAAAAAAACCTTGCAGTAATGCTTCCTGCCATGTATCAAAATAGGATAGAAAATAAGTGCTTAGTATAATGGTACCAATGACTTCGATGGTTACAATGATTTTCAGTATCTTGAGCATTAATTTTACCAAACCAGATAACGTGGTTCTGTTTTGATCAATCTGAATCAGCTGTCTGCCCCGCAGGCCGATTTTTTTGCCCAACAAAATCCAGATGAATGTCCCCAGAGTCATAATTCCGATACCGCCGAACTGAAGCACCACCGTCAATGCAAGTTTTCCTGCAGCATTAAATGTTTCCGCAGTGGAAACAACTGTAAGACCAGTTACACTGACCGCACTTACAGCCGTAAACACTAAATCAATAAACGATATGCTGAACCCGCCCTGATGAAAAAACGGCATGCCTAACAAAAGAGTCGATATAAGGACAGTCATTAAGTAAAACAAAACAATCAAACGGATTGTCGATAGGTGACTTGCTTTAAATAATCGCGAAAATATGTTCATCTTGATTCTCCTTGCTTTCAATTGCAGCAATGTAAGTTTACCAAAAAATACAGTTTGTTTATATAGTTTTTTTCAATTACCTGCTTCTGCTTCTTTTATCGTCTCGTCGGGCGGTTGTACGGGGATTTGAATACCTCGTCTTTCTCAGCATTGTTCGCACTCTGCCTGTCTTCTATACCAAAACAGACATACCTGAAGCCGGTCTGGAATAAATTAACGCTGTTTAAATCCTTTTAGCTGGGTTATATTATACATAAAACGAACATACGTTCTTTGAAAGAGGGGGATTTCATGCTGCCGACAAACCTAAAGCTTCCCAGAAATAATGTTCTTTGTATCGATATGCGTTCTTTTTATGCCAGCGTAGAATGCGTGAAACGCAATTTGGACCCCATGCAGGATATGCTGGCAGTCGTAGGCGACAAAAAGCGATCAGGGAGTATCATTCTGGCTGCCTCCCCTCAATTAAAGAAAAAACACGGAATAAAAAATGTCAGCCGCTATTTCGAGCTTCCAAATGACCCGGATATCCATGTCGCAGAAGCGAAAATGTGCGATTACTTACAAGTCTCCATGGAGATCACCAAGCTGGTCAACCAATATGTCCCGAAAGAAGCAATCCATCAATATTCCGTTGATGAACTATGGGTGACAGTGAACGGTCTGGAAAAATTATATGGAGACTGCTGGCAAATCGCCCGGTTGATCAAAGCAGAATTGCAGGAGACAATGGGATTGACCTGTTCGATCGGCATTGGGGATAATAAATTTTTGGCGAAGGTTGTCATGGATTTATACGCCAAAGAGACAGGAATTGCCGAGTGTCGGTACGAAGATGTAGAAAAAAAGCTATGGCCGGTACCGATTGAAAAAATTTGGGGGATCGGAAAGCGGATGATGCGTAATTTAAATCGAATGGGCATTGTCACACTTGGTCAACTGGCGGATTTTCCTCTAGAGCGGCTTAAGAAACGATTTGGCATTATGGGAGAGCAATTATATTGGCACGCATGGGGGGTAGATTTAAGCCCTGTCACCGGCGATTTTCAAAAACAGGAGCAAAAGGGATTCGGCCATGGAATTACACTGCTGCG
Encoded proteins:
- a CDS encoding TrkH family potassium uptake protein codes for the protein MNIFSRLFKASHLSTIRLIVLFYLMTVLISTLLLGMPFFHQGGFSISFIDLVFTAVSAVSVTGLTVVSTAETFNAAGKLALTVVLQFGGIGIMTLGTFIWILLGKKIGLRGRQLIQIDQNRTTLSGLVKLMLKILKIIVTIEVIGTIILSTYFLSYFDTWQEALLQGFFASVSATTNAGFDITGASLIPFADDYFVQFVNIVLLILGAIGFPVLIEVQELIRGQQSEINQKYTFSLFSKLTTLTFFALVLAGWLLIFVLERNAFLADKIWHEKIFYSLFQSVTTRNGGLATMDVADFTSPTLIVICVLMFIGASPSSVGGGIRTTTFAIMLLAIYNYGKGNTSIKVFGRELDQEDVMRSFIVITTAAMLCLSAITILTYLEPFPLISIAFEVCSAFGTTGLSMGITPDLSTAGKIIIIFLMFIGRIGIFSFLFLLRGRVTKDIYHYPKERVIIG
- a CDS encoding DNA polymerase IV, translated to MLPTNLKLPRNNVLCIDMRSFYASVECVKRNLDPMQDMLAVVGDKKRSGSIILAASPQLKKKHGIKNVSRYFELPNDPDIHVAEAKMCDYLQVSMEITKLVNQYVPKEAIHQYSVDELWVTVNGLEKLYGDCWQIARLIKAELQETMGLTCSIGIGDNKFLAKVVMDLYAKETGIAECRYEDVEKKLWPVPIEKIWGIGKRMMRNLNRMGIVTLGQLADFPLERLKKRFGIMGEQLYWHAWGVDLSPVTGDFQKQEQKGFGHGITLLRDYRGDEVFACILDLCEEVCRRARTAGQAGRTVHLGIGYSQESGGGFSRSRSVALPTNITIEIYKVCMQLFREFYDGVSKVRRVFVTLDNLANDEETQLDLFMDKTKQKDLGYVMDQIRQKYGSASLLRATSFTDLGVTLDRTHKIGGHKA